Part of the Nitrospirota bacterium genome, AACAGCTCCGACAAGAGATGCAGGTTGAATTGAAATCCATTCAAGCACGAGCGGCCTGCACCTTCGTGTGTGTCACCCATCATCAGGAAGAAGCCCTGACCATGTCGGACCATGTGGCGGTCATGCATCAGGGGCGGGTCCTGCAGGTCGGGAGCCCGCAAGATCTGTATGAGTCGCCACGTTCGGCATTTGTGGCCAGGTTTATCGGGGTCTCGAATGAACTGCGTGGAATCGTTCGACGCATCGACGGGGAGCGAGCGATCGTGCAATCTCCGGAATGCGTTGGAGAGATTCAAATTGTCCTGCCTATACATCCGGCTATCCAGGTGGGAAGCCCTGTCACGTTGCTGATACGGCCAGAGCGGCTTCGCCTGTCGACCGCCGCGCAGGGGCTGAGCGGTGAACAGAGTCTAGCCGCCTCAGTCGACAAGGTGCTCTATAGCGGGAGCGATCGACGTTATCTGGTGCGGCTGGGCGAGCATGCCGTCTGGAACGTGCGGGTGCCGAACGATGAGTCCGGTCGAAGCGGGCATGTGCCGGGCGATACCCTGCACGTGCGTTGGCAGATTTCCGATGCCGTGGTGTTGAGCGAATGAACAGCTCTCCTCCTGACGGACGGGCAGAGTCTTCCGGACCTCTGGCGGCCTGGTGGCTGCTCGGACCAGGTCTGCTCTGGATGGGTCTGTTGTTTGTGGTGCCGCTCGGTCTGGTCCTGGTGATCAGTTTTGCCGAACGGGGAATCTATGGAGGGATTGTCTGGTCGTTCAGCCTGACGAACTATCTGGATCTTCTCCATCCTTTGTACGCTCGCATTCTTGGCCAATCGATCCTTTTGGCCGCCGTGACGACCTTGCTCTGCCTGATCATGGGCTTCCCCTTGGCCTACTATATCGCGAGGGCGGCGCCGAGACGGCAGGGGGTCTTGTTGCTGCTGGTCATGATTCCCTTCTGGACGAACTTTCTCGTTCGTACCTATGCCTGGATGTTTATCCTCCGCACTGAAGGTCTCCTGAATACGCTGCTGCTGAAGTTGGGGGTGATTGCGACTCCGATCGAGCTGCTCTATTCCAATACTGCCGTGGTGATCGGACTGGTCTACGGCTATCTCCCCTTTATGGTGCTGCCGCTGTATGTCGCGCTCGAGCGGGTGGACCGAACGCTGGTCGAGGCGGCCTGGGATTTGTACGCCACGCGATGGGCGATGGTCTGGCGAATTATTGTGCCGCTTGCCAGGCCAGGGATCATGGCCGGTTGTCTCCTCGTGTTTATTCCTTCGCTGGGAGCCTTTCTCACGCCGGATCTCCTCGGGGGAGCCAGGAGCATGATGGTCGGGAATCTCATCCAACATGAGTTTTTGGTCGCGCGCGATTGGCCGCTGGGCGCGGCCATCTCTTCGCTGTTGATGTTGTTCGTGATGGGTATGATGAGCTGGTCGCTTCGCACCGCAACACCAGGATCCCGGCAGGAGGATGCGTCATGAGACAGGCTGGGGGCTGGTTGTGGCGCGTGAGTCTGGCCAATCTGTTCTTCCTGTATGGACCCATCGCCGTGTTGATCCTGTTTTCGTTCAACGCGTCGCGACTGTCTGCGAGCTGGCAAGGATGGACGTGGCAATGGTATCGCGCGTTGTGGGTGGATCACGCGCTGCTCGATGCCACGGCGAACAGCCTGTGGGTGGCGGCGGTGTCGACGGTGCTTGCACTGATCTTGGGTGTCGGGCTCGCGGTGGGGTTGGATGGTCTGCCCGGGCGACGGCAGCAGCAGATTGAACAGGCGCTGCTGCTGCCGCTGGTGATTCCGGAAATTATGATGGGGGTCTCGCTGTTATTGTTCTTCGTCCTGCTACAGATTCCCCTCAGTCTGATGACGGTGATGATTGGCCATGCGCTGTTTAATGTGCCCGTCGTGATGATCATCGTGCGAGCCCGTCTCAAAAAATTAGATCCACGGCTGTTGGAAGCCGCAGCGGATCTCGGGGCCTCCTATTGGGATACGTTGCGTCATGTGACGATTCCGCTACTCAGGCCTGCCATTTTAGGGGCAGGGCTCATGGCCTTTACCATTTCGCTCGACGACTTCATCGTCACCTATTTTACCGCCGGTCCCGGGGCGACGACCTTGCCGCTGAAAGTGTATTCGATGATCAAATCAGGCATGTCACCCGAGATCAACGCCCTGTCGGCATTGTTCGTCATTGTGTCCATGGGGTTGATCGGGTTGTCCCTTCTCTTACAACGACGATAGGGCATGTATGCGTAGCAACGGGATGCGGTTTTCCCTCAGCCTGCTGATCCTCCTGCTCTGGGGGACCCTGGCCTGTCAACGAACCTCCGGGGATGCAGGGCAGAAGACGCTCCACTATTTCACCTGGTCCGATTACGTCGGGCCCGAGTTGTTGGCTGAGTTTGAACGGCGCCATGGCGTGCATGTCGTGGTGGATACCTTCAGCAGCAACGAAGAACTGTTAGCCAAGCTTCAGGGCGGCGCGACAGGCTACGATGTGACGGTGCCGTCGGACTTCATGGCGGCGATCATGATTCAGCAGGGGCTCGTTGCCGAACTCGACTCCACGATGTTGCCGAACGCCGCCACGTTAGAAGACCATCTTCAGCACCTTCCGTTCGATCCGACGCAACGGTTCGCCATTCCCTATCTCTGGGGTACGGTCGGGATCGGGTATGACTCAGCCGTCGTCTCGCCGCCACCGGACAGTTGGGCGGTGCTGTGGGATGTCCGCTATAGTGGAAAGATCAGCATGTTGAACGATCAGCGGGAAGTGTTTGGGGCGGTCCTCCGGTTGATAGGGACCTCTATGAATACGAAGGATCCGGCGTTGATTGAGGCGGCAAAAGCGCGATTGTTGGTGCAGAAACCATTGGTGAAAGCCTATGCCAGCGAGCATTACGACCAACTCTTAGCGTCGGGCGATGTGGTGCTGGCGCATGGGTGGGGAGGGCCGGTTGCCCGGGCGATGCTGGATCGGCCGTCGATTCGTTATGTCGTGCCGAAAGAAGGTGCGACTCTCTGGGCGGACTGTCTGGTCGTGCTGAAGTCCTCACCCAGGAAAAAGCTGGCGACGCAGTTTATTAATTACCTCTTGGAGCCACAAGTCTCGGCGCGCACAACAGAGCGTCTGCTGTTTGCTTCTGCCAATAAAGCAGCCAGGCCCTTTGTACCCTCACGTATTTTGGATAACCCCGCCATCTATCCACCCCTCGACCTGCTCCCTCGCCTGGAATGGATGACCGACGTCGGCGCGGCGCTGCGAATGTACGATCGGGCCTGGACCGAACTCAAGATGCATTAGTGGGATGGCCTTTTCCCGCCAATGCATAGGGTGATCGATAAGGGACAATAAGTGCTTATTTATCAAGAGGTTCTTTGCTTTGGCCCA contains:
- a CDS encoding ABC transporter ATP-binding protein, with amino-acid sequence MVDQSASIDITSLVKRHGATLAVDHVSLTVQRGEFFSLLGPSGAGKTSLLRMIAGFETPDEGTICIDGRSMEAVPPNRRPVNLVFQSYALFPHMTVAENVAFGPTMQGVPRAEITSRVRLALDMVKLSSKEERLPSQLSGGEQQRVALARALVNRPSVLLLDEPLSALDQQLRQEMQVELKSIQARAACTFVCVTHHQEEALTMSDHVAVMHQGRVLQVGSPQDLYESPRSAFVARFIGVSNELRGIVRRIDGERAIVQSPECVGEIQIVLPIHPAIQVGSPVTLLIRPERLRLSTAAQGLSGEQSLAASVDKVLYSGSDRRYLVRLGEHAVWNVRVPNDESGRSGHVPGDTLHVRWQISDAVVLSE
- a CDS encoding spermidine/putrescine ABC transporter substrate-binding protein produces the protein MRSNGMRFSLSLLILLLWGTLACQRTSGDAGQKTLHYFTWSDYVGPELLAEFERRHGVHVVVDTFSSNEELLAKLQGGATGYDVTVPSDFMAAIMIQQGLVAELDSTMLPNAATLEDHLQHLPFDPTQRFAIPYLWGTVGIGYDSAVVSPPPDSWAVLWDVRYSGKISMLNDQREVFGAVLRLIGTSMNTKDPALIEAAKARLLVQKPLVKAYASEHYDQLLASGDVVLAHGWGGPVARAMLDRPSIRYVVPKEGATLWADCLVVLKSSPRKKLATQFINYLLEPQVSARTTERLLFASANKAARPFVPSRILDNPAIYPPLDLLPRLEWMTDVGAALRMYDRAWTELKMH
- a CDS encoding ABC transporter permease, with product MRQAGGWLWRVSLANLFFLYGPIAVLILFSFNASRLSASWQGWTWQWYRALWVDHALLDATANSLWVAAVSTVLALILGVGLAVGLDGLPGRRQQQIEQALLLPLVIPEIMMGVSLLLFFVLLQIPLSLMTVMIGHALFNVPVVMIIVRARLKKLDPRLLEAAADLGASYWDTLRHVTIPLLRPAILGAGLMAFTISLDDFIVTYFTAGPGATTLPLKVYSMIKSGMSPEINALSALFVIVSMGLIGLSLLLQRR
- a CDS encoding ABC transporter permease yields the protein MNSSPPDGRAESSGPLAAWWLLGPGLLWMGLLFVVPLGLVLVISFAERGIYGGIVWSFSLTNYLDLLHPLYARILGQSILLAAVTTLLCLIMGFPLAYYIARAAPRRQGVLLLLVMIPFWTNFLVRTYAWMFILRTEGLLNTLLLKLGVIATPIELLYSNTAVVIGLVYGYLPFMVLPLYVALERVDRTLVEAAWDLYATRWAMVWRIIVPLARPGIMAGCLLVFIPSLGAFLTPDLLGGARSMMVGNLIQHEFLVARDWPLGAAISSLLMLFVMGMMSWSLRTATPGSRQEDAS